Proteins encoded within one genomic window of Amycolatopsis sp. 2-15:
- a CDS encoding DUF3224 domain-containing protein, with product MNTFSMKNWDEHLASGSEGGPRVAYAHATMEYRGVIEGESICDYLLYYAGEGYDGGGTTSPSFERFDATVDGRRGTFVVRHEGGFDPKGIWSKFDVVAGSATGELAGLTGSGTVQGTIGEPTVSYTFDYALS from the coding sequence ATGAACACGTTCAGCATGAAGAACTGGGACGAACACCTCGCCAGCGGCAGCGAAGGCGGCCCGCGCGTGGCCTACGCGCACGCAACGATGGAGTACCGCGGCGTGATCGAAGGTGAGTCGATCTGCGATTACCTGCTGTACTACGCGGGCGAAGGTTACGACGGCGGCGGCACCACGTCACCGAGCTTCGAGCGGTTCGACGCGACTGTCGACGGCCGCCGCGGCACGTTCGTGGTCCGGCACGAGGGCGGTTTCGACCCGAAGGGCATCTGGTCGAAGTTCGACGTCGTGGCCGGCTCCGCGACGGGCGAGCTCGCCGGCCTGACGGGGTCGGGCACGGTGCAGGGCACGATCGGCGAACCGACGGTGTCGTACACCTTCGACTACGCGCTGAGCTGA
- a CDS encoding helix-turn-helix transcriptional regulator, giving the protein MRASRLLTVLLLLQNRGRMTAEELAAELEVSVRTVYRDIEALSASGVPVYADRGRAGGYQLVDGYRTRLTGLTEEEAQSLSLAGLPAAAAELGLGTVLAAAQLKLSAALPKELRSRAGRVAERFYLDVPGWHRGIESLPVLSAVADAVWSSHRIRIRYERWGQREVERVLEPLGLILKAGNWYLAGRCEGTDRTYRISRILELTDLGEGFERPADFDLPRYWQEWSEQFERRMYPRLATVRLSPRAQGLLPFYAGSVGARALREALDGGAVADEEGWLTMRLPVEPGEPAIGELLRFGPHLEVLEPADLRARLAEAIREMDATYG; this is encoded by the coding sequence ATGCGCGCGTCCCGGTTGCTCACGGTGCTGCTCCTGCTGCAGAACCGCGGCCGGATGACGGCCGAGGAACTGGCCGCCGAGCTGGAGGTCTCCGTCCGGACCGTCTACCGCGACATCGAGGCGCTGTCGGCCTCCGGCGTGCCCGTCTACGCCGACCGCGGCCGCGCCGGCGGCTACCAGCTGGTCGACGGCTACCGCACGCGGCTGACCGGGCTCACCGAGGAGGAGGCGCAGTCGCTTTCGCTGGCCGGGCTGCCCGCGGCCGCAGCGGAGCTGGGGCTCGGTACGGTGCTGGCGGCGGCGCAGCTCAAGCTGTCTGCCGCCTTGCCGAAGGAGCTGCGCAGCCGCGCGGGGCGCGTCGCCGAGCGGTTCTACCTCGACGTCCCCGGGTGGCACCGCGGGATCGAGAGCCTGCCGGTGCTGTCCGCCGTCGCCGACGCCGTGTGGTCGAGCCATCGCATCCGGATCCGCTACGAACGCTGGGGCCAGCGTGAGGTCGAGCGTGTGCTGGAGCCGCTCGGCCTGATTCTCAAGGCGGGCAACTGGTACCTCGCCGGGCGGTGCGAGGGGACCGATCGCACGTACCGGATTTCGCGGATCCTGGAGCTGACGGACCTCGGGGAGGGGTTCGAGCGACCGGCGGATTTCGACCTGCCTCGTTACTGGCAGGAGTGGTCGGAGCAGTTCGAACGGCGCATGTACCCGCGGCTCGCGACCGTGCGCCTGTCGCCGCGGGCGCAGGGGCTGCTGCCGTTCTACGCGGGCAGCGTCGGGGCGCGGGCGCTGCGCGAGGCCCTGGACGGCGGCGCGGTCGCCGATGAGGAAGGCTGGCTCACGATGCGGCTGCCGGTCGAGCCGGGGGAACCCGCGATCGGCGAGCTGCTGCGGTTCGGGCCTCACCTGGAGGTGCTCGAGCCGGCGGACCTGCGGGCGCGGCTCGCGGAAGCGATCAGGGAGATGGACGCGACCTATGGGTGA
- a CDS encoding FAD-dependent monooxygenase, which produces MVERMGLMPRLREAHVDTRRITFLNADGSTVASLRPDAIAGGEGRDLEVRRGDLAEALYRTIREEVEFLFNDSVAALDDHDDGVDVTFRSGLRRTFDLVIGADGLHSGVRALKFGPEEQFHTYLGYCFAGFTMPNTFGLHREGALWSLPGRGAALYAVGENEEVHGFLNFARPEPPFAAFRNPDAQRELVAEVFAGDGWEIPRMVEAMRTADDLFFDVVSQIHLPRWSSGRVALVGDAAFAPSFLTGQGSSTALVGAYVLAGELATNADHTTAFDAYEETARPFVELNQALVSEGNATMFPATAEALATRNAELRRLTALPDAPGRPEHSALELPDFAGRRPAGSRA; this is translated from the coding sequence GTGGTCGAGCGCATGGGCCTGATGCCGCGGCTGCGCGAGGCCCACGTCGACACGCGCAGGATCACCTTCCTCAACGCCGACGGCAGCACGGTCGCGTCGCTGCGCCCGGACGCCATCGCCGGCGGCGAGGGCCGCGACCTCGAAGTGCGCCGCGGCGACCTCGCCGAAGCGCTCTACCGCACCATCCGCGAAGAGGTCGAGTTCCTCTTCAACGACAGTGTCGCCGCCCTCGACGACCACGACGACGGTGTCGACGTGACCTTCCGCAGCGGCCTCCGCCGCACGTTCGACCTGGTCATCGGCGCCGACGGCCTGCACTCGGGGGTCCGCGCGCTGAAGTTCGGTCCCGAAGAGCAGTTCCACACTTACCTCGGCTACTGCTTCGCCGGCTTCACGATGCCCAACACCTTCGGCCTGCACCGCGAGGGCGCCCTCTGGAGCCTGCCCGGCCGCGGCGCCGCGCTCTACGCGGTGGGCGAGAACGAGGAGGTCCACGGCTTCCTCAACTTCGCGCGACCCGAGCCGCCGTTCGCGGCGTTCCGCAACCCGGACGCGCAGCGCGAGCTCGTCGCCGAGGTCTTCGCCGGCGACGGCTGGGAAATCCCCCGCATGGTCGAGGCGATGCGCACAGCCGACGACCTGTTCTTCGACGTCGTCAGCCAGATCCACCTGCCGCGCTGGTCCTCGGGCCGGGTCGCGCTCGTCGGCGACGCCGCGTTCGCGCCGTCGTTCCTCACCGGCCAGGGCTCCAGCACCGCGCTGGTCGGCGCGTACGTGCTCGCGGGCGAGCTGGCCACCAACGCCGACCACACGACGGCGTTCGATGCCTACGAAGAAACCGCGCGCCCGTTCGTCGAGCTGAACCAGGCCCTGGTCTCCGAAGGCAACGCCACCATGTTCCCCGCCACGGCCGAAGCGCTGGCCACCCGCAACGCCGAACTGCGCCGGCTCACCGCGCTGCCCGACGCCCCCGGCCGCCCGGAACACAGCGCGCTCGAACTGCCGGACTTCGCCGGTCGACGGCCGGCCGGCAGCCGCGCCTGA
- the nirD gene encoding nitrite reductase small subunit NirD — protein MTTSIERTWTAVCAASRVGDCSGAAALVEGEQVAVFRVGSEWFALSNWDPCSGAAVLSRGIVGDVGGEPVVASPVYKERFSLHTGQCLDAPGVSVPVYRVRVREGIVEVGSP, from the coding sequence ATGACGACGTCGATCGAACGAACCTGGACGGCTGTGTGCGCGGCCTCGCGGGTGGGCGACTGCTCCGGCGCGGCGGCGCTGGTCGAGGGCGAGCAGGTGGCCGTGTTCCGCGTCGGCTCGGAGTGGTTCGCTCTGTCCAACTGGGACCCGTGCAGCGGTGCGGCGGTGCTGTCGCGCGGGATCGTGGGTGACGTCGGGGGTGAGCCCGTGGTCGCGTCGCCGGTCTACAAGGAACGGTTCTCGCTCCACACCGGACAGTGCCTGGACGCTCCGGGTGTTTCCGTGCCGGTCTACCGCGTGCGGGTGCGGGAAGGGATCGTCGAGGTGGGCTCCCCGTGA
- a CDS encoding DNA glycosylase AlkZ-like family protein, with translation MLEVSRKQAMAYRVARHGLHRDFADPVASPLFDLGLQDSMRDTALLALSARSSSPVEPTSLVDDPHVVLVWSHRGAPHFHRRAALRELVTSLIPLDDADALARMLWQKKEIGATGVPASEVLFTAARAIRKVVTQPMSKGAVSAAATRELPPEYSRWCRPCNTTHIQEQLMRLATLHGGVRLEADQSPATLAPLEDRGRMRTSPDAAAVSRVVRGYLVANGPATQGDAAGFVGTAKTALSAAWPDDLVEVKVDGRRAFLPADQVAALENPPTPSVVRLLPPLDPFTQARDKAVLVPDKARAKEVWKILGSPGALLVDGELMGVWRTRGSGKRLAFTVTAFDPLRAADRAAAEEEASRAAAARGYADLSVTWA, from the coding sequence GTGCTCGAGGTGTCACGCAAGCAAGCGATGGCGTACCGGGTCGCGCGGCACGGCCTGCACCGGGACTTCGCGGACCCGGTGGCGTCGCCACTGTTCGACCTCGGTCTGCAGGACAGCATGCGTGACACCGCCTTGCTCGCGCTCTCGGCGCGGTCTTCGTCGCCGGTCGAGCCGACATCCCTTGTGGACGATCCGCACGTGGTGCTCGTCTGGTCCCACCGCGGCGCCCCGCACTTCCACCGGCGCGCAGCCCTGCGCGAGCTCGTGACGTCGCTGATCCCCCTCGACGACGCCGACGCCCTGGCCCGGATGCTGTGGCAGAAAAAGGAAATCGGCGCGACGGGGGTGCCCGCGTCGGAGGTGCTCTTCACCGCGGCGCGGGCCATCCGCAAGGTCGTGACGCAGCCGATGTCGAAGGGCGCGGTGAGCGCCGCCGCCACCCGCGAGCTGCCGCCGGAGTACTCCCGCTGGTGCCGCCCCTGCAACACCACGCACATCCAGGAGCAGCTCATGCGGCTGGCCACCCTCCACGGCGGCGTGCGCCTGGAGGCCGATCAGTCCCCGGCGACGCTGGCACCGCTGGAAGACCGGGGCCGCATGCGGACATCACCCGACGCGGCCGCCGTTTCGCGCGTGGTGCGCGGCTACCTGGTCGCGAACGGGCCCGCCACCCAGGGCGACGCGGCGGGTTTCGTGGGCACGGCGAAAACGGCTCTGTCAGCTGCCTGGCCCGATGATCTGGTCGAGGTCAAAGTGGACGGTCGCCGGGCGTTCCTGCCGGCCGATCAGGTGGCCGCGCTGGAGAACCCGCCGACACCGTCGGTGGTTCGGCTGCTGCCGCCGCTGGATCCGTTCACCCAGGCCCGGGACAAAGCCGTGCTGGTGCCGGACAAGGCCCGCGCGAAGGAGGTGTGGAAGATCCTCGGCAGCCCTGGCGCGTTGCTCGTGGACGGTGAGCTGATGGGCGTCTGGCGCACCCGCGGTTCGGGCAAACGCCTGGCCTTCACCGTGACCGCGTTCGACCCGCTTCGCGCAGCCGATCGGGCTGCGGCCGAGGAAGAAGCTTCCCGCGCCGCCGCGGCCCGGGGATACGCGGATCTCTCCGTCACCTGGGCCTAG
- a CDS encoding MGMT family protein, whose translation MDDELHERIRAVIKDVPAGTVATYGDIATLSGAPSPRLVGRVLAEDGHDLPWQRILRANGTPAPHLAHRQLELLRAEGVLADGQRVNLREYRWRPDGLAAEDGPAGLFEIPDI comes from the coding sequence ATGGACGACGAACTGCACGAACGGATCCGGGCTGTCATCAAGGACGTGCCCGCGGGGACCGTCGCGACCTACGGTGACATCGCCACGCTCAGCGGCGCGCCGTCACCCCGGCTGGTCGGGCGCGTGCTCGCCGAAGACGGGCACGACCTGCCGTGGCAGCGGATCCTGCGCGCCAACGGCACTCCGGCGCCGCACCTGGCCCACCGGCAGCTCGAACTCCTGCGCGCGGAGGGCGTGCTCGCCGACGGCCAGCGCGTGAACCTGCGCGAGTACCGGTGGCGGCCGGACGGGCTCGCGGCAGAGGATGGCCCGGCGGGGCTGTTTGAGATCCCCGATATTTAG
- a CDS encoding uroporphyrinogen-III synthase yields the protein MGELDGVRIGVTAERRADDLISALLRYGAQVRHAPTITIVPLAEDPELRLSTEAVLAAPVAFTAVTTGAGFRGWLAAADGWGLKDDLFTALGASRIFARGPKAVGAVRGMGLREDFSAPGESNAELFDALVAAGVENERVAVQLHGAPLPEFTDRLVGAEVVAVQPYRWHSPADTAPVLSLAHDIVSAEVDALVFTSAPAATNFLTLTAPTGAHDALRRGAVKTFCVGPVTAAPLEAAGIPTHQPERQRLGALVKLVVSTLGSA from the coding sequence ATGGGTGAGCTGGACGGGGTGCGGATCGGCGTCACGGCCGAACGCCGCGCCGACGACCTCATCTCGGCGCTGCTTCGCTACGGCGCGCAGGTGCGCCACGCGCCGACGATCACCATCGTGCCCCTCGCCGAAGACCCCGAGCTTCGGCTCAGCACCGAAGCCGTGCTGGCCGCGCCGGTTGCGTTCACGGCCGTCACGACCGGCGCCGGCTTCCGCGGCTGGCTCGCCGCCGCCGACGGCTGGGGCCTCAAGGACGACCTGTTCACGGCTTTGGGCGCGTCCCGCATCTTCGCGCGCGGCCCGAAAGCTGTCGGCGCAGTGCGAGGTATGGGCTTGCGCGAGGACTTCTCGGCACCGGGGGAGAGCAACGCGGAGCTGTTCGACGCACTGGTCGCCGCGGGCGTCGAGAACGAGCGCGTCGCCGTGCAGCTGCACGGCGCTCCGCTGCCGGAGTTCACCGATCGGCTGGTGGGCGCCGAGGTGGTAGCGGTGCAGCCCTACCGCTGGCACTCACCCGCGGACACCGCCCCGGTCTTGTCCCTCGCGCACGACATCGTCTCCGCCGAAGTCGACGCCCTCGTCTTCACCAGCGCCCCGGCCGCCACCAACTTCCTGACGCTCACCGCCCCCACCGGCGCCCACGACGCCCTCCGCCGCGGCGCGGTCAAGACGTTCTGCGTCGGCCCTGTGACGGCGGCGCCGCTGGAAGCTGCCGGTATCCCCACCCATCAGCCCGAACGGCAACGCCTGGGCGCGCTGGTGAAGCTGGTCGTCTCGACGCTGGGCAGCGCTTAG
- a CDS encoding ATP-dependent helicase has translation MRPPVAGAPTFAWDAGARRLLSPPAGFLRVLGGPGTGKTTLLATAAARRIADGADPESVLVLTASRRAADALRADITRRLTADPEQSSVLPRTVSEPLVRTVHSYAFSLLRLEARAEELPPPRLLAGAEQDVVVRELLQGDLEVGAPDWPDQLRPALLVPGFAEELRDLLMRAAERGLGPEDLVELGHRKDREEWVAAGHFWAQYEEVTQLQGAGGNALGVRSAPALDAAELVTSALLALEDDEELRDRERGRVRHLFVDDAHHLDPLQIQLIRQIGRTAAEFVVAGDPDQSVFSFRGADPRLFADADSDGDRTVTLTTSHRLAPAVREAVTKLGATLPGASQHRKLVSPQGKRGGKVRVRLMPTPAAEASWIADQLRRAHLVDGVPWSEMAVLVRSPARTFLVLQRALRAAGVPIGSATQELPLAKHSAVRPLLAVLRIAAEPELLDVDLAEMLLSSALGGADPLALRRVRRGLRRLELAGGGQRSSDELLVEALRGGDILVGLADAEATPVRRVGKLLGVTHQAVARGEGVEQVLWELWEASGLQERLLRFVDRGGSLGAQADRDLDAVVALFDAAGRYVDRLPRASVASFADYLSSQNIAGDTLAPAAIPGEGVSLLTAHAAAGREWTVVAVAGVQEGAWPDLRLRGSLLGVERLVDLLSGVDDGDKVSAIAPILAEERRLFYVAAARARRTLLVTAVAGEDEQPSRFLDDLEENGADDGALDSRMKPPGRSLVLAELVGELREVVCDDKADPERRARAAKQLARLADAGVPGAHPSTWYGLLPSSTDEPVHKPGDLMRISPSTVEILVKCPLRWLVERHGGSDPAQLAAVTGTLVHGLAQAVAGGRTEDQIQAALDDAWVRVDAGAPWFSRRERNRVEQMLRNFVAWLEGSRKELIEAGVEQDIEVELPMGDDEVRVMLRGRVDRVELDKDGRPVIVDIKTGKVPVSSADAEQHPQLAAYQLAVLLGAIEGKNTPGGARLVYVAKTNNKTGATQRDQPPLDDDGGRQWLDLVRSAAAAAAGPDYQAHENPDCDRCPARGCCPLRPEGRQVTGP, from the coding sequence GTGCGCCCGCCCGTCGCCGGCGCACCCACGTTCGCCTGGGACGCGGGCGCACGCCGGCTGCTGTCCCCGCCCGCCGGGTTCCTCCGCGTGCTCGGCGGCCCCGGCACCGGGAAGACGACCTTGCTCGCCACCGCGGCCGCGCGCCGCATCGCCGACGGCGCCGACCCGGAGAGCGTGCTCGTGCTCACCGCGTCGCGCCGCGCGGCCGACGCGCTGCGGGCCGACATCACGCGCCGCCTCACGGCCGATCCCGAGCAGTCGTCGGTGCTGCCGCGCACGGTGAGTGAACCGCTCGTGCGCACGGTGCACTCGTACGCGTTTTCGCTGCTCCGTCTCGAAGCCCGCGCCGAAGAGCTGCCGCCGCCGCGGTTGCTGGCCGGCGCGGAGCAGGACGTGGTCGTGCGCGAGCTGCTGCAGGGTGACCTCGAGGTCGGCGCCCCCGACTGGCCGGACCAGCTGCGTCCGGCGCTGCTCGTGCCGGGCTTCGCCGAGGAGCTGCGCGACCTGCTGATGCGCGCGGCCGAACGCGGGCTCGGCCCCGAGGACCTCGTGGAGCTGGGCCACCGCAAGGACCGCGAGGAGTGGGTCGCGGCCGGGCACTTCTGGGCGCAGTACGAGGAGGTCACACAGCTGCAGGGCGCGGGCGGCAACGCGCTCGGCGTCCGCAGCGCCCCGGCGCTCGACGCCGCCGAGCTGGTCACCTCCGCCCTGCTCGCCCTCGAAGACGACGAGGAGCTGCGCGATCGCGAACGTGGCCGTGTGCGGCACCTGTTCGTGGACGACGCCCACCACCTCGATCCGTTGCAGATCCAGCTGATCCGCCAGATCGGCCGGACCGCGGCCGAGTTCGTGGTGGCCGGCGACCCCGACCAGTCCGTGTTCTCCTTCCGTGGCGCGGATCCCCGGCTGTTCGCCGACGCGGACTCCGACGGCGATCGCACGGTCACGCTCACCACTTCGCATCGGCTCGCCCCGGCCGTGCGCGAGGCCGTGACGAAGCTCGGCGCCACGCTGCCGGGTGCGTCGCAGCACCGGAAACTCGTGTCGCCGCAAGGGAAACGCGGGGGCAAAGTCCGCGTCCGCCTGATGCCGACGCCCGCCGCCGAGGCGAGCTGGATCGCCGACCAGCTGCGCCGCGCCCACCTCGTCGACGGCGTGCCGTGGTCCGAGATGGCGGTGCTCGTGCGCTCGCCCGCGCGGACTTTCTTGGTCCTGCAACGAGCTTTGCGCGCGGCCGGGGTGCCGATCGGCTCGGCGACGCAAGAGCTGCCGCTGGCCAAGCACTCCGCTGTCCGGCCACTGCTGGCCGTGCTGCGGATCGCCGCCGAACCGGAGCTGCTCGACGTCGACCTCGCCGAAATGCTGCTGTCCTCGGCGCTGGGCGGTGCCGACCCGCTCGCGTTGCGCCGCGTCCGCCGCGGCCTGCGCCGGCTCGAACTGGCCGGCGGCGGCCAGCGCTCCAGCGACGAACTGCTCGTGGAAGCGCTGCGCGGCGGCGACATCCTGGTCGGGCTCGCCGACGCCGAGGCGACGCCGGTGCGCCGTGTCGGCAAGCTGCTGGGCGTCACGCACCAGGCGGTCGCGCGCGGTGAAGGCGTGGAGCAGGTTCTCTGGGAGCTGTGGGAGGCCAGTGGCCTGCAGGAACGGCTGTTGCGGTTCGTCGATCGCGGCGGTTCGCTAGGCGCGCAGGCCGACCGCGACCTCGACGCCGTGGTCGCGTTGTTCGACGCCGCCGGTCGTTATGTCGACCGGTTGCCGCGGGCGAGCGTCGCGTCGTTCGCCGACTACCTGTCGTCGCAGAACATCGCCGGGGACACGCTGGCGCCCGCCGCGATCCCGGGTGAGGGCGTGTCGCTGCTGACCGCGCACGCGGCCGCGGGTCGCGAGTGGACGGTGGTGGCCGTGGCGGGCGTGCAGGAAGGCGCGTGGCCGGACCTGCGCCTGCGCGGTTCCCTGCTCGGGGTGGAACGGCTCGTGGACCTGCTGTCCGGAGTGGACGACGGCGACAAGGTCTCCGCCATCGCCCCGATCCTGGCCGAGGAGCGGCGCCTGTTCTACGTCGCCGCCGCCCGTGCGCGCCGGACGTTGCTGGTCACGGCCGTGGCGGGTGAGGACGAGCAGCCCTCGCGCTTCCTCGACGACCTCGAGGAGAACGGCGCCGACGACGGTGCGCTCGACTCCCGCATGAAGCCACCCGGCCGTTCGCTGGTGCTGGCCGAGCTCGTGGGCGAGCTGCGTGAGGTCGTGTGCGACGACAAGGCCGACCCCGAACGCCGGGCCCGTGCGGCGAAGCAGCTCGCGCGGCTGGCCGACGCCGGTGTGCCCGGCGCGCACCCCAGCACGTGGTACGGCCTGCTGCCGTCCTCCACCGACGAGCCGGTGCACAAACCCGGTGACCTCATGCGGATCTCACCGTCCACGGTGGAAATCCTGGTCAAATGCCCGCTGCGCTGGCTCGTCGAGCGCCATGGCGGCAGCGATCCCGCGCAGCTCGCCGCCGTCACGGGAACGCTGGTGCACGGCCTCGCACAGGCCGTCGCGGGCGGCCGCACCGAAGACCAGATCCAGGCCGCGCTCGACGACGCGTGGGTGCGCGTCGACGCGGGAGCCCCGTGGTTCTCCCGGCGCGAGCGCAACCGCGTGGAACAGATGCTGCGCAACTTCGTGGCGTGGCTGGAAGGCAGCCGCAAGGAGCTGATCGAGGCCGGTGTCGAGCAGGACATCGAGGTCGAGCTGCCGATGGGCGACGACGAGGTGCGCGTGATGCTGCGCGGCCGCGTCGACCGCGTGGAGCTGGACAAGGACGGTCGCCCGGTGATCGTGGACATCAAGACCGGCAAGGTGCCCGTGTCCAGCGCCGACGCCGAGCAGCACCCGCAGCTCGCCGCGTACCAGCTCGCCGTGTTGCTCGGCGCGATCGAGGGCAAGAACACCCCGGGTGGCGCGCGGCTGGTGTACGTCGCGAAGACCAACAACAAGACCGGCGCCACGCAA
- a CDS encoding MarR family winged helix-turn-helix transcriptional regulator, translating into MSDTEGRLDPLAVLPRLMQLSTVLNRSHLGERAMEQAGLALDRPALTVIITLQMAGKPLRVGEIATRMQVVGPHVTRHLNALEKRDLVRRVADPDDQRARLIELTPEGAAAAGRYLQAILSWFSEAVADWSVEDQRTFGTLLNRFVDDLTARLSEVD; encoded by the coding sequence ATGAGCGACACTGAAGGCCGGCTCGACCCGTTGGCGGTGCTGCCGCGCCTGATGCAGCTGAGCACGGTGCTCAACCGCAGCCACCTCGGGGAACGCGCCATGGAGCAGGCCGGCCTCGCCCTCGACCGGCCGGCGCTCACCGTGATCATCACCCTCCAGATGGCGGGCAAACCGCTGCGCGTCGGCGAGATCGCCACGCGCATGCAGGTCGTCGGCCCGCACGTCACGCGCCACCTGAACGCCCTGGAGAAGCGCGACCTCGTCCGCCGCGTCGCCGACCCCGACGACCAGCGCGCCCGCCTCATCGAGCTCACGCCGGAGGGCGCCGCCGCGGCCGGGCGCTACCTCCAAGCCATCTTGAGCTGGTTCAGCGAGGCGGTGGCCGACTGGTCCGTCGAGGACCAGCGGACGTTCGGCACGCTGCTCAACCGGTTCGTCGACGACCTGACGGCCCGGCTGTCCGAAGTGGACTAG